A window from Chitinophaga filiformis encodes these proteins:
- the cobW gene encoding cobalamin biosynthesis protein CobW, whose product MATKIPVTIITGFLGSGKTTLIRNLIQNANGRRLAVIVNEFGEMGIDGELLKSCCSNEEDVLELNNGCLCCTVQEEFLPVMLQLMERKDTIDHIIIETSGLALPKPLLHAFNWPELKPQITVDAVVTVVDVVGQATGEICDRERVHAQRLADDSLDHETPIEELFEDQLSCADLVVMTKKDLIDENKYEEVRAIIAGKVRTDVKMVAAANGVLSAEILLGVNAAAENDLDSRHSHHEEDHANGLEHEHDEDIDSVVVDIHAPHTPETLVEALKELIGEHEIYRIKGFINVPGKPMRMVLQGVSKRFDHYFDRKWKDGETRKTSLVIIGNELHEKNLGTVINEKLSVVS is encoded by the coding sequence ATGGCTACAAAAATTCCTGTTACTATCATCACAGGCTTTCTGGGTTCAGGCAAAACAACCCTGATCCGCAACCTTATTCAGAACGCCAATGGCCGCAGGCTGGCCGTTATTGTGAACGAATTTGGCGAAATGGGTATAGATGGTGAGCTCCTGAAATCATGCTGCTCCAATGAAGAAGACGTACTGGAACTGAACAACGGTTGCCTCTGTTGCACCGTACAGGAAGAATTCCTGCCTGTAATGTTACAACTGATGGAACGTAAAGATACCATCGACCATATCATCATTGAAACCTCAGGGCTGGCATTGCCCAAACCTTTACTACATGCCTTTAACTGGCCGGAGCTAAAACCACAGATCACTGTAGATGCAGTGGTAACGGTGGTAGATGTAGTCGGGCAAGCTACAGGCGAGATCTGCGATAGGGAACGTGTACATGCGCAAAGACTGGCAGACGATTCACTGGATCATGAAACACCGATCGAAGAACTGTTTGAAGACCAGTTATCCTGCGCTGACCTGGTAGTAATGACCAAGAAGGACCTGATAGATGAAAATAAATACGAAGAGGTGAGAGCCATCATCGCAGGCAAGGTACGCACAGATGTAAAGATGGTAGCAGCAGCAAATGGTGTACTGTCGGCCGAGATCCTCCTGGGCGTTAACGCAGCTGCGGAGAATGACCTGGATAGCCGCCACTCCCATCATGAAGAAGATCATGCCAATGGCCTGGAACATGAACATGATGAAGATATTGATTCCGTGGTAGTCGATATCCATGCGCCCCATACGCCGGAGACCCTCGTAGAAGCCCTGAAAGAGCTGATCGGAGAACATGAGATCTACCGTATAAAAGGCTTCATTAATGTTCCCGGTAAGCCTATGCGGATGGTGTTGCAGGGTGTATCCAAACGTTTCGATCACTATTTCGACCGTAAATGGAAAGATGGAGAAACACGTAAAACAAGCCTGGTCATTATCGGCAACGAGCTGCACGAAAAAAACCTGGGTACTGTTATCAATGAAAAACTGAGTGTAGTCAGCTAA